One genomic region from Salvia hispanica cultivar TCC Black 2014 chromosome 2, UniMelb_Shisp_WGS_1.0, whole genome shotgun sequence encodes:
- the LOC125204436 gene encoding mediator of RNA polymerase II transcription subunit 9 — translation MDHFGGGGNWAMIPNIQPHSNPATPSNSNQDHLFLQQQQFNPQQQFHQQFNQPQPPRFQQQQQSTPPPQQHQSLASHFHLLHLVENLAEVTENGTRDQQTDALVSELNNQFEKCQQLLNSIAGTIKTKSTTVGEQKRRLEETDNLLAERRDLISKYRNSVEEIINSQI, via the exons ATGGATCATTTTGGGGGAGGAGGGAACTGGGCAATGATCCCCAACATTCAGCCCCACAGTAATCCCGCTACGCCCTCCAATTCCAATCAGGATCATCTGTTCCTTCAGCAACAGCAATTCAATCCACAACAGCAGTTTCACCAGCAATTCAACCAACCTCAGCCGCCGCGCTTCCAACAGCAACAGCAATCGACGCCGCCGCCGCAGCAGCATCAGTCTCTCGCCTCCCATTTTCACCTGCTCCAT cTGGTGGAGAATTTAGCTGAAGTGACTGAAAACGGGACGAGGGATCAGCAAACTGATGCTCTG GTTAGTGAGTTGAACAATCAGTTTGAGAAGTGCCAGCAGCTTCTGAACTCCATTGCTGGCACAATCAAAACTAAATCCACT ACTGTGGGAGAACAAAAGCGCAGACTAGAGGAAACCGACAACCTTCTGGCCGAACGAAG GGATCTCATTTCAAAGTATAGGAATTCGGTTGAGGAGATCATCAATTCTCAGATATAA
- the LOC125204437 gene encoding uncharacterized protein LOC125204437: MAYYKFTVVGGVAIPNYVKAIAALTGINGCLFYRYSHGMDAKYGVKLPKQLTRFVAGTSAILAGHTAYDLYEFNKLLERMDRVEFEKMRAGKHQKFRAFSMLLLTGAMSLMTTTGYEVYKFHMDFEKKRAMEEEEKENSANPYSVCEWIE, encoded by the exons ATGGCATACTACAAGTTCACTGTCGTTGGTGGCGTCGCTATTCCAAACTACGTCAAGGCCATCGCGGCTTTGACTGGAATTAACGGGTGTTTATTCTATCGCTATTCGCACGGTATGGATGCAAAGTATGGCGTGAAGCTCCCGAAGCAGTTGACGCGCTTTGTGGCTGGAACTTCGGCTATATTGGCTGGTCACACGGCGTATGATTTGTATGAGTTTAATAAGTTGCTTGAGAGGATGGATAGGGTGGAGTTTGAAAAGATGAGAGCTGGGAAGCATCAAAAGTTTAGAGCTTTTTCAATGCTTTTGTTAACTGGAGCAATGTCGTTGATGACGACGACTGGCTATGAGGTGTATAAGTTTCATATGGACTTTGAGAAGAAAAGAGCCATGGAGGAAGAGGAAAAGGAAAACTCTGCCAATCCCTACTCTGTTTGTGAATG GATTGAATAG
- the LOC125206957 gene encoding LOB domain-containing protein 28-like: MQSPNHILHTTKTPIKSKTLTPRPSNPAAAAPSQPRSHGSTTQACAACKYQRRKCASDCILAPYFPHDRQPQFLNAHRLFGVSNIVKIVAGLNQPEKDHAMRTIIFQSDARASDPVGGCYRIIRDLEHQISLAKAELEIVLHHLALCRAAAQQEGPPPEDDDQGWREPYGAEEEVAAVEDLNSWGCMGGPDAHAHAHAESTSSSFPHDDHRHARKCSLEECNDDMIRPIFDRLVCDDVRDDEFELDSDGNIIPRNITNSPEKAAIKEDDECFSYIQDHQDLKAAATIFSLTNCDL, translated from the exons ATGCAATCCCCCAACCACATTTTGCACACCACCAAAACTCCCATCAAAAGCAAGACCCTCACGCCTAGACCTTCCAaccccgccgccgccgccccgTCTCAGCCGCGCAGCCACGGCTCGACCACCCAGGCCTGCGCCGCCTGCAAGTACCAGCGCCGCAAGTGCGCCTCCGACTGCATCCTCGCCCCGTACTTCCCCCACGACCGCCAGCCGCAGTTCCTCAACGCGCACCGCCTCTTCGGCGTCAGCAACATCGTCAAGATCGTCGCCGGCCTCAACCAGCCGGAGAAGGACCACGCCATGCGGACCATCATCTTCCAGTCCGACGCCCGCGCCTCCGACCCGGTCGGCGGGTGCTACCGGATCATACGCGACCTCGAGCACCAGATAAGCCTCGCCAAGGCCGAGCTCGAGATCGTCCTCCACCACCTCGCCCTCTGCCGCGCCGCCGCCCAGCAGGAGGGCCCCCCGCCCGAGGACGACGACCAGGGGTGGAGGGAGCCGTACGGGGCGGAGGAGGAGGTCGCGGCCGTCGAGGATTTGAACTCGTGGGGCTGCATGGGCGGCCCCGACGCCCATGCGCACGCGCATGCGGAATCCACGTCGTCCTCGTTTCCTCACGACGATCATCGCCATGCGAGAAAATGCTCTTTGGAGGAGTGCAACGACGATATGATCAGACCCATCTTCGATCGCTTGGTCTGCGACGACGTGAGGGACGACGAGTTCGAACTCGACTCCGATGGGAACATCATACCGAG AAACATTACGAACTCACCCGAGAAGGCTGCGATCAAGGAAGACGACGAGTGTTTCTCGTACATTCAAGACCACCAAGATCTGAAGGCTGCAGCCACAATCTTCAGCCTCACAAATTGTGATCTATGA